In one window of Kosmotoga pacifica DNA:
- a CDS encoding ATP-binding cassette domain-containing protein, whose translation MSLLEARGIKKSFGAVEALKGVDFRVEEGEVVGLLGDNGAGKSTLIKIIAGYYHHDEGQIFFDGKEVKFNTPRDSHEAGIEVVYQDLALVGLMPVWRNFFLGREICKKVGPIKVLDKSKMRKVSRQGLRGLGIEIPSVDQAVAFLSGGQRQTVAVGRGVHFGAKLLILDEPTAAVSVRETEAILSLIEEVSKRGISVVLVAHNIYHVYRVASRFVVLDHGEKVADVSRDEVTAEDLIRIIAPPLD comes from the coding sequence ATGAGTTTACTGGAAGCTCGAGGTATTAAGAAAAGCTTTGGAGCGGTTGAGGCACTAAAAGGCGTTGATTTCAGGGTTGAAGAGGGAGAAGTCGTTGGACTATTAGGTGATAATGGAGCAGGAAAGTCCACATTGATAAAGATCATAGCCGGATATTATCATCATGACGAAGGGCAAATATTTTTTGATGGAAAAGAGGTCAAATTTAATACCCCCCGCGATTCCCACGAAGCGGGAATCGAGGTTGTTTATCAGGACCTTGCTCTCGTCGGTTTGATGCCGGTATGGCGAAATTTCTTTCTTGGACGTGAAATCTGCAAAAAAGTTGGACCAATTAAGGTCCTCGATAAATCGAAAATGAGAAAAGTATCCCGCCAGGGATTGAGAGGCCTGGGGATTGAAATCCCGTCAGTAGATCAAGCGGTGGCTTTTCTTTCTGGAGGTCAAAGGCAGACTGTTGCAGTGGGACGGGGGGTCCACTTTGGGGCAAAGCTATTGATCCTTGACGAACCTACTGCCGCTGTTTCAGTACGCGAGACTGAAGCGATACTGAGTCTGATTGAAGAAGTCAGTAAGAGGGGTATATCGGTCGTTCTGGTGGCACACAATATCTATCATGTGTATAGAGTTGCATCAAGATTTGTGGTACTCGACCATGGCGAAAAAGTTGCGGACGTATCCAGGGACGAAGTTACCGCTGAAGACCTGATTCGAATTATCGCTCCGCCTCTGGATTGA
- a CDS encoding ABC transporter permease — protein MAANNNGSLLLRLLNFKEVGGVISLVAIFAIFGVMNPQFLSLGNLVTISTVAAELGIVTMGINLVMISGEFDLSVGSIFALTPIIFALLAKNGIPAILAVVIALAFAAGQGIVNGVVTTKGRIPSFITTLGTQWFWRGVVLAVTGGFPIILPSSGKLIAEIFGGRFGPNMRWSSLWFLGFTFLFYFILDWTRYGNWISASGGNPNVADAMGVESWKIKTSTFMISGLMAGLAGIATFARFRIVDPSLGIEMELQAITAAVIGGTLMTGGYGSAFGAFLGSIILASLNNGLILIGAPAYWYQAFVGIILIAAALSNIKIKKKLVGE, from the coding sequence GTGGCGGCAAACAACAATGGTTCGCTATTACTCAGACTGTTGAATTTCAAAGAAGTCGGTGGAGTCATTTCGCTTGTCGCGATTTTTGCTATTTTTGGCGTCATGAACCCACAGTTTTTATCGCTGGGGAACCTTGTCACCATATCAACTGTTGCAGCTGAGCTTGGAATAGTTACCATGGGAATAAATCTGGTTATGATATCTGGGGAGTTCGACCTCAGTGTCGGTTCGATTTTTGCCCTCACACCGATAATCTTTGCTTTGCTCGCAAAAAATGGAATTCCTGCCATTTTAGCTGTGGTCATTGCTTTAGCCTTTGCCGCGGGTCAGGGGATTGTCAATGGTGTGGTGACAACGAAGGGGCGCATTCCGTCCTTCATCACAACACTGGGTACTCAGTGGTTTTGGCGTGGTGTAGTTCTGGCCGTAACTGGAGGATTTCCGATAATACTTCCTTCTAGCGGGAAGCTTATCGCTGAGATTTTTGGCGGTCGCTTTGGTCCGAACATGCGCTGGTCGAGTCTGTGGTTTCTCGGATTTACCTTCCTCTTTTATTTCATTCTTGACTGGACACGCTATGGAAACTGGATATCTGCCAGCGGGGGAAATCCAAACGTTGCAGATGCTATGGGTGTCGAATCCTGGAAGATAAAGACCTCAACATTCATGATAAGCGGTCTTATGGCAGGGCTTGCAGGTATAGCCACTTTTGCAAGGTTTCGCATTGTAGATCCTTCTCTTGGCATAGAAATGGAGCTTCAGGCTATTACGGCTGCTGTTATAGGCGGTACACTCATGACAGGAGGATACGGAAGCGCCTTTGGTGCCTTTTTGGGAAGTATAATTCTCGCTTCTCTTAACAATGGGTTGATTCTTATAGGAGCTCCAGCTTACTGGTATCAAGCTTTCGTCGGGATAATACTCATTGCAGCTGCCCTAAGCAATATCAAGATCAAGAAAAAGCTGGTTGGAGAATAA
- a CDS encoding sugar ABC transporter substrate-binding protein has protein sequence MKKFLVVLLLVLSSSLLLAEYNFYLVSHGGPADPFWGIVMKGMNDAAEKYGVNATYLGPVKYSLQTFVNNLNAAISAKPDGLIVTITDANAVDEPLKRAIASGIPVIAINVPDPRTGLDKIPYLAYIGNNEYLGGYNGAMYVLSQFTPKRAVIAIHEVGHAGLEMRAKGIIDVLSEKGIPVEKLNITVDPAKGVAVLEGYLRKHPDTDMIFTLGPIGTLPAVTVVEDMGLLGKVKVSGFDLTEEMLEWIREGKVLYTVDQQQYLQGYLAVEFLYFYKKYGLTPIGDVLTGPFIITKDNLEPVVQSVKEGYR, from the coding sequence ATGAAAAAGTTTCTTGTAGTGCTGTTACTGGTTCTTAGTTCAAGTCTCCTACTGGCAGAGTACAATTTTTATCTGGTTTCCCATGGTGGACCAGCTGATCCTTTCTGGGGAATCGTAATGAAGGGGATGAACGACGCAGCCGAAAAATACGGTGTAAACGCAACGTATCTTGGTCCGGTTAAGTACTCTCTTCAAACATTTGTCAATAACCTGAACGCTGCTATCTCCGCAAAACCCGATGGGTTAATAGTTACGATTACTGATGCCAACGCCGTCGATGAACCTCTCAAGAGAGCCATTGCTTCTGGAATTCCGGTCATCGCCATTAACGTTCCCGATCCCAGAACAGGCCTCGATAAGATACCATACCTTGCTTACATAGGCAACAACGAATACCTCGGCGGATACAACGGTGCTATGTACGTTCTATCCCAGTTCACTCCAAAACGCGCTGTTATCGCTATCCATGAGGTTGGACATGCTGGCCTTGAAATGCGTGCAAAGGGTATAATCGATGTCCTGAGTGAAAAGGGCATCCCTGTTGAGAAGTTAAACATAACCGTTGACCCGGCGAAGGGTGTCGCTGTCCTTGAAGGGTACCTGAGAAAACATCCCGACACGGACATGATATTCACCCTTGGCCCCATTGGTACACTTCCTGCTGTAACAGTGGTGGAAGACATGGGACTTCTAGGAAAGGTTAAGGTCAGTGGCTTCGACCTCACAGAAGAGATGCTCGAATGGATAAGGGAAGGTAAAGTACTATACACCGTCGATCAGCAGCAGTATCTGCAGGGATACCTTGCGGTGGAATTCCTTTACTTCTACAAGAAGTATGGTCTCACTCCCATTGGTGACGTGCTCACAGGTCCTTTCATAATCACGAAGGACAACCTCGAACCTGTAGTCCAGAGCGTAAAAGAAGGCTACCGCTGA
- a CDS encoding ABC transporter ATP-binding protein → MARILLKNLSKHFKNVKAVDSINLEIKDGEFTVLLGPSGCGKTTTLLMIAGIYKPTAGEIYFDDQLMNNVPPKDRGIGMVFQSYALYPHMNLYDNIAFPLRAQKMKKDEIDRRVREVTKNLDIGKLLDRRPFQISGGQQQRVAIARALVKRPKILLFDEPLSNLDAALRSYMRAEIKKLQNDLGITTVYVTHDQIEAMTMANRIAVFSMGRIQQYDTADNIYNYPSNVFVATFVGTPAMNILNVEVKNYNGEFYLQDENFKFKTLPQRREIMAKLVEKKLKLGVRPEHIKLSLKKTEDSIPAEVYVLEPLGREVIYNIKVGNSILKVLTEERMDLKAGDRIFMSFDRNKYHLFDADTGKAIDISLR, encoded by the coding sequence ATGGCGAGAATTCTTCTAAAAAACCTTAGCAAGCATTTCAAGAATGTGAAAGCTGTAGACAGCATAAATCTTGAGATAAAGGATGGGGAATTCACAGTTCTCCTTGGTCCTTCGGGTTGTGGAAAGACCACCACGCTGCTCATGATTGCTGGGATTTATAAGCCTACGGCTGGTGAGATATATTTCGACGATCAACTGATGAACAATGTCCCTCCAAAAGACAGGGGAATAGGAATGGTATTTCAGAGTTATGCTCTATACCCGCATATGAACCTGTACGATAACATCGCATTCCCCTTGAGAGCACAAAAAATGAAGAAAGATGAGATAGACAGACGTGTTCGAGAAGTCACGAAAAATCTTGACATAGGAAAACTACTGGACAGAAGGCCTTTCCAGATTTCCGGTGGACAGCAACAGCGTGTGGCCATCGCCCGTGCTCTGGTAAAAAGGCCAAAAATACTACTCTTTGATGAACCCCTTTCTAATCTCGATGCCGCTCTCAGGTCGTATATGAGAGCTGAGATAAAGAAGCTCCAGAATGATCTCGGTATTACTACAGTGTACGTGACCCACGATCAAATAGAAGCTATGACCATGGCTAACCGTATCGCTGTGTTTTCAATGGGTAGGATACAACAATATGATACCGCTGATAATATTTATAACTACCCGTCAAATGTCTTCGTAGCCACATTCGTTGGTACCCCCGCTATGAACATCCTGAACGTGGAAGTTAAGAACTACAATGGTGAATTTTACCTCCAGGACGAAAACTTCAAGTTCAAGACATTACCTCAAAGGAGAGAGATTATGGCGAAGCTCGTTGAGAAAAAGCTAAAGCTTGGTGTGAGACCGGAGCATATAAAACTCAGTCTTAAAAAGACTGAGGATTCAATACCTGCTGAGGTTTATGTCCTCGAACCTCTCGGTAGGGAAGTGATTTACAACATAAAAGTGGGAAACAGCATATTGAAAGTTCTCACGGAGGAGCGTATGGACCTGAAAGCCGGGGATCGTATCTTTATGAGTTTTGACAGGAACAAATACCA
- a CDS encoding LacI family DNA-binding transcriptional regulator gives MKIRTKDVARIANVSTATVSRVINGSPNVSEKTRQRVLMAIESLNYKPDVFAKNLAKKRFYEIGIGCPDEVFKGIESSEYQFYVKVFEGIQDYFSRKKCNYSIFPFSMMNERDGIEAKDGFLLVGGGISEEIIEKFQKIGKPFVLVDQFISGYDVDCVISNGFDGEYKLIKAFLEKGYRRIAYIHNTAKHFSYEQRMIGYRRAMNEKGLLPIVYDFEEGQDLKLLLKRILNDNKDAELIAVFEDRYAIETIEYLRELGKKVPEDLGVLGFDNIMSSISCQPPLTTVHVPKEEMGSLAAKRLFDLLNKEDISPVQISLFTKVLIRESTQFR, from the coding sequence TTGAAAATTCGAACAAAAGACGTTGCAAGAATTGCCAATGTATCTACTGCCACTGTCTCACGTGTCATAAATGGTAGCCCTAATGTCTCGGAGAAAACAAGGCAGAGAGTACTGATGGCCATCGAATCTCTCAATTACAAACCCGATGTCTTTGCGAAAAATCTCGCCAAGAAACGATTCTATGAAATAGGTATTGGTTGTCCAGATGAAGTATTTAAAGGAATCGAGAGTTCTGAATATCAGTTTTACGTTAAAGTCTTTGAAGGCATTCAGGACTATTTCTCACGCAAGAAATGCAATTATTCCATTTTCCCTTTCAGCATGATGAACGAAAGGGATGGAATCGAGGCCAAAGACGGCTTCTTATTGGTCGGCGGTGGAATTTCAGAAGAAATCATCGAAAAATTTCAGAAGATTGGGAAGCCTTTTGTTCTTGTTGATCAATTTATCTCAGGATATGATGTAGACTGTGTAATTTCGAATGGTTTCGATGGTGAGTACAAGCTGATAAAGGCATTTCTGGAAAAAGGCTATCGAAGGATAGCGTACATTCACAACACAGCGAAACACTTCAGTTATGAGCAGAGAATGATTGGTTACAGGAGAGCGATGAATGAAAAGGGATTACTTCCAATAGTCTATGACTTTGAAGAAGGTCAGGACTTGAAGTTACTCCTGAAAAGGATTCTAAATGATAACAAAGATGCTGAACTGATCGCTGTTTTTGAGGACCGCTATGCGATTGAAACTATCGAGTATCTCAGAGAACTGGGGAAAAAAGTACCTGAAGACCTGGGGGTTCTTGGCTTTGACAACATCATGTCATCCATAAGCTGTCAACCACCATTGACGACCGTACATGTTCCTAAAGAAGAGATGGGCTCTCTAGCTGCGAAACGATTGTTTGACCTTTTGAACAAAGAAGACATCAGCCCGGTGCAGATTTCATTATTCACCAAAGTTCTCATAAGGGAAAGCACTCAATTTAGATAA
- a CDS encoding carbohydrate ABC transporter permease: MIALSLFLGPGVILVLIFFLAPAVLTVILSLTEMDYRFNWDFVGFQNFIDMAHDFLIGMVIKNTLIYVGFTLAFFNVGLALLLSLLTTSISERSGTFFRLIWMLPRLTPSVVYGLLWLWIFDSTRFGLLNSLRELLFGNVEPMDFLSQHPMAVIVLANGFVGASFGMILFTSAIKSIPRDYLYAASVDGAGWFFKVRKVILPLLKWQVLFTTAYQTLSLLTSFEYILIITDGGPVFSTEVWALYTYHNAFENFRFGFGASLSLVLVIIGLVASLIYLKVFKFREMIQEPRIEVDA; this comes from the coding sequence ATTATAGCTCTTTCTTTATTCCTTGGTCCAGGTGTGATACTAGTTTTGATATTTTTCCTGGCACCGGCTGTTTTAACGGTAATCCTATCTTTAACAGAAATGGATTACAGATTTAATTGGGATTTTGTGGGCTTTCAGAACTTTATTGATATGGCCCATGATTTTCTCATAGGAATGGTAATTAAGAACACGCTGATCTATGTAGGATTTACCCTTGCCTTTTTCAATGTTGGACTTGCTCTGCTTTTGTCGCTGTTAACCACCAGTATTTCGGAACGTTCCGGAACATTTTTCCGGCTCATCTGGATGCTTCCTAGATTGACTCCTTCCGTGGTTTATGGCCTCCTGTGGTTGTGGATATTCGATTCCACCCGCTTTGGTTTGCTGAATAGCTTAAGGGAACTACTCTTTGGAAATGTCGAACCTATGGATTTTTTGTCGCAACATCCAATGGCTGTTATCGTCCTCGCAAATGGTTTTGTTGGTGCTTCCTTTGGTATGATTCTCTTCACCTCAGCGATAAAATCCATTCCACGGGATTATCTATATGCTGCCAGTGTTGATGGTGCTGGCTGGTTCTTCAAAGTGAGGAAGGTGATACTTCCTCTTTTGAAGTGGCAAGTTCTTTTTACAACAGCCTATCAGACACTTTCACTTCTCACTTCCTTTGAGTATATTCTCATCATTACAGATGGAGGACCGGTATTTTCAACGGAAGTGTGGGCATTGTATACGTATCACAATGCTTTTGAGAATTTCAGATTTGGATTTGGTGCTTCACTATCCCTTGTCCTTGTAATAATAGGGCTGGTTGCTTCACTTATATACCTTAAAGTCTTCAAGTTTAGAGAAATGATTCAAGAACCAAGAATAGAGGTCGATGCATGA
- a CDS encoding ABC transporter substrate-binding protein, giving the protein MKRVLIFALLSLFVLSSLFAVQTIKLVAWAVGPDDPSINRKLNLERAAEMLNTVLEAAGADIRVEVEAYFDSTDWSSYKQRALIAFQTKDQQLDIITSGHDDLGMWAKAGYVRPIDEYVEKYWDLGFKDFFPALWEATKFNGKIYAIPQDTEARPLWVRKDKLKEMGYTEEEIADMMNKFATGEYTLYDLVKLGQEAIKAGVVKWGLWHRPKMGVDYFQLFKSFEVPIYDPEAGKLVFDTEGAKKVFQFIYDLTNTYKVTPKNLIGTEWNNIHKSFAGPQGEVLALMGGTWNRAEWINMFGYSEEEIDNLLTFTLTPSAYKGVPGNTLSHPVVYMVTSKSKYPELATLLLLFASDPYLNAKHAVESGHLAIRYEELSVPMYAADAFSKKAAAMLLPQASFVPNNDRFNEYNRIIFDTMTGLESGKMTPDFAVKFAAKRLKQQLKDDVIIK; this is encoded by the coding sequence ATGAAACGCGTACTTATCTTTGCATTACTTTCGCTTTTTGTGCTGTCTTCGTTATTTGCGGTTCAGACCATTAAGCTTGTCGCCTGGGCAGTAGGACCTGACGACCCGTCTATTAACAGGAAATTGAACCTCGAGAGAGCAGCAGAAATGCTGAATACTGTTCTTGAAGCTGCTGGGGCCGATATAAGGGTCGAAGTCGAAGCCTATTTTGATTCCACAGACTGGAGTTCGTATAAGCAGAGAGCTCTCATCGCTTTCCAGACAAAAGACCAACAGCTCGACATTATCACTTCCGGGCACGACGATCTTGGCATGTGGGCAAAAGCCGGTTATGTCCGGCCAATCGATGAATATGTTGAGAAGTACTGGGACCTTGGATTTAAAGATTTCTTCCCTGCGCTTTGGGAAGCTACCAAGTTCAATGGGAAAATCTATGCTATCCCCCAGGATACAGAAGCAAGGCCACTTTGGGTAAGAAAAGATAAGCTCAAGGAAATGGGATACACTGAAGAAGAAATCGCCGATATGATGAATAAATTCGCTACCGGTGAATACACCCTTTATGACCTTGTAAAGCTTGGTCAGGAAGCGATAAAGGCCGGCGTTGTCAAGTGGGGGCTCTGGCACAGACCCAAAATGGGTGTTGACTACTTCCAGCTCTTCAAATCTTTTGAAGTGCCTATATACGATCCCGAAGCTGGAAAACTCGTCTTTGACACCGAAGGCGCAAAGAAAGTGTTCCAATTCATCTATGACCTGACGAATACTTACAAAGTGACCCCGAAGAATCTAATAGGAACCGAATGGAACAATATCCACAAGAGTTTTGCAGGTCCACAAGGAGAGGTTCTTGCTCTCATGGGTGGTACGTGGAACAGGGCGGAATGGATCAATATGTTTGGCTATTCAGAGGAAGAAATCGATAACCTGCTGACCTTCACACTGACTCCCTCCGCATATAAGGGAGTCCCTGGAAACACCCTTTCCCATCCTGTAGTCTACATGGTAACTTCCAAATCGAAATATCCAGAACTCGCCACACTACTGTTACTCTTCGCTTCTGATCCATATCTCAATGCCAAACACGCGGTTGAAAGTGGACATCTTGCCATCAGGTACGAAGAACTTTCTGTACCGATGTATGCAGCTGATGCTTTTTCGAAAAAAGCCGCCGCGATGTTATTACCCCAGGCGTCCTTTGTTCCTAATAATGACAGGTTCAATGAATACAACAGAATAATCTTTGACACCATGACCGGTCTCGAGTCCGGGAAGATGACTCCTGATTTCGCGGTCAAATTTGCTGCCAAGAGGTTGAAGCAACAGCTTAAAGATGACGTCATTATCAAGTAA
- a CDS encoding carbohydrate ABC transporter permease, producing MMESREYKLSFFQRHGEKITNTIIIIILFVISLPIILSYLWLVLNSFAVEMKYGIIPTKLTLEHWKFLIHSVRGYPNIWQVTLNTFIVAVMVMVLELFITSFAGYALSRYKFRGRKTMLLTILVLHSFPSVSLLVAVYYVLRTMNLINSLWGIILLKVALEIPWGAWIMKGFYDQLPWEIEWAGTVDGYSRIQVFFKVILPLVRPGMAVTAIFGFLSGWSEFIFINTFILDQQTWTLSRYIKGVIGDFRFVDYGLLTSISLFYMLPTLMFYFFANKYLLQVNITGTKG from the coding sequence ATGATGGAAAGTAGAGAATATAAGCTCAGCTTTTTTCAAAGGCACGGTGAAAAAATAACGAACACAATCATAATTATCATATTGTTTGTTATTAGTCTCCCCATAATTTTAAGTTACCTCTGGCTCGTGCTCAATTCTTTCGCAGTAGAAATGAAATACGGAATAATTCCCACGAAATTGACATTGGAACACTGGAAATTCCTTATCCATTCCGTCAGAGGGTATCCCAATATATGGCAGGTAACTCTAAATACTTTTATAGTTGCTGTAATGGTAATGGTTTTAGAATTATTCATTACAAGTTTTGCAGGCTATGCCCTTTCAAGGTACAAATTCCGTGGAAGAAAGACCATGTTGCTGACAATCCTTGTGCTCCATTCGTTCCCATCTGTTTCCCTTTTGGTGGCTGTTTATTATGTATTGAGAACGATGAATCTCATAAACAGTTTATGGGGAATTATTCTTTTGAAGGTTGCCCTTGAAATCCCGTGGGGCGCTTGGATTATGAAAGGATTTTATGACCAGCTTCCATGGGAAATCGAATGGGCAGGTACTGTTGATGGTTATTCCAGAATACAGGTGTTTTTCAAAGTGATATTGCCGCTGGTCAGGCCTGGAATGGCTGTTACAGCTATTTTTGGATTTCTCTCGGGTTGGAGCGAGTTCATATTTATCAACACATTTATTCTCGATCAGCAAACCTGGACCCTTTCGAGGTATATTAAGGGAGTTATAGGTGATTTCAGGTTTGTTGATTATGGACTGTTAACATCTATAAGTCTGTTCTACATGCTTCCAACTCTCATGTTCTATTTCTTCGCCAACAAATATCTGTTGCAGGTTAATATAACCGGAACAAAAGGATAA
- a CDS encoding NAD(P)-dependent malic enzyme, giving the protein MNNEALELHKKFRGKLEVKSRIPVNNQKMLSLAYTPGVADVSKLIHEKPEEVFTYTNRWNAVAIVSDGSAVLGLGNIGPEAALPVMEGKAVLFKEFANVDAYPLCINTQDPEKIVEFVETISPTFGGINLEDIASPQCFYIETELRKRLNIPVFHDDQHGAAIIILAALKNALKIIGKRLNEIKVATVGVGAAGGAVIKMLLAAGVRNIVACDRNGILNKNHPETLLNPFHEEIASLINPEGLTGSLEDAMKGADVFIGTSVGGLVTQDMVRSMAKDPVIFAVANPIPEIYPDEAKEAGAKIVATGRSDFDNQINNVLVFPGLFRGALSVRAKDINDEMKLAAVDALAGFLDESEVCESRIIPRAFDPGVGKAVAMAVAKAAIDSGVAKVSPESKELEQIIDGDISLPR; this is encoded by the coding sequence ATGAACAATGAAGCTCTCGAACTGCACAAGAAATTTCGTGGAAAGCTTGAAGTGAAGAGCAGGATACCGGTTAACAATCAGAAGATGCTCTCCCTTGCATACACCCCCGGTGTTGCAGACGTATCAAAACTGATTCACGAAAAGCCTGAAGAAGTTTTCACATACACCAACCGTTGGAACGCCGTTGCGATCGTCTCTGACGGTTCTGCAGTGCTGGGACTCGGAAACATCGGACCGGAAGCAGCTTTACCGGTCATGGAAGGAAAGGCAGTGCTCTTCAAGGAATTTGCGAATGTTGATGCCTATCCACTCTGTATCAACACTCAAGATCCTGAAAAAATTGTGGAATTTGTGGAAACGATCAGTCCGACCTTTGGGGGAATAAATCTCGAGGATATCGCTTCACCACAGTGCTTTTATATCGAAACTGAATTGAGAAAACGCCTGAACATACCCGTTTTTCACGATGACCAGCATGGAGCAGCTATTATTATCCTTGCTGCGTTGAAGAATGCATTGAAGATCATCGGCAAGAGACTCAATGAAATCAAAGTGGCAACAGTCGGTGTAGGAGCTGCCGGTGGAGCTGTTATAAAAATGCTCCTTGCAGCCGGCGTCAGGAACATCGTGGCCTGTGACAGAAACGGTATCTTAAACAAGAATCACCCGGAAACGCTATTGAATCCCTTCCACGAGGAGATAGCTTCGCTGATCAATCCTGAAGGATTAACAGGCAGCCTTGAAGACGCCATGAAAGGAGCAGACGTATTCATTGGTACCTCTGTAGGCGGTCTTGTGACGCAGGATATGGTCAGGTCCATGGCGAAAGACCCGGTAATCTTTGCCGTAGCTAATCCCATTCCAGAGATATACCCCGATGAAGCTAAAGAGGCGGGAGCGAAAATTGTGGCCACCGGAAGATCCGATTTCGATAACCAGATAAACAACGTGCTCGTATTCCCAGGGCTCTTTCGCGGTGCACTATCTGTAAGAGCGAAGGATATAAATGATGAAATGAAGCTTGCTGCGGTGGATGCTCTAGCGGGATTCCTCGATGAATCCGAAGTATGCGAGAGCAGAATCATTCCGAGAGCTTTTGATCCGGGTGTAGGCAAGGCTGTGGCTATGGCAGTGGCAAAAGCTGCCATTGATTCAGGGGTAGCAAAAGTCAGCCCGGAAAGTAAAGAACTGGAGCAAATCATAGACGGGGACATTTCTTTGCCCCGCTGA